The following coding sequences lie in one Bacillus rossius redtenbacheri isolate Brsri chromosome 13, Brsri_v3, whole genome shotgun sequence genomic window:
- the LOC134538260 gene encoding SRSF protein kinase 3, translating to MNSKLDVNRRVLAIKAKKRRHKPGKRKGKNEEHGMAVRPNSNKGEPCNSSSNETIEDDNDFFSSEEEEQEDPTDYRKGGYHPVKIGDFFQGRYHVTRKLGWGHFSTVWLCWDHVDKRYVALKVVKSASHFTETALDEIKLLKAVRDSDPNDPKRNKTVQLLNDFKICGVNGVHVCMVFEVLGDTMLKLIMRSNYHGIPHENVKSIIRQVLEGLDYLHAKCNIIHTDIKPENVLMCVDETCIKKLALEATELHTMGVKLPVSHVSTAPKEFQEPIINAKMSRSKKKKLKKKAKRQSELLKLQMEQIEELEEQKSKESKSGGDVKMDTEIEAVELQLEENSGDEEVEKEIASCSSSSVLYQNGCENTDDHKGAGDECRTLDVPNETVENLQARVNENNHQTTGDAQEVVPVPAGEVDEKVNHCDPTDPFPTNITDVKPDVPRLDPAAEVCDIEVKIADLGNACWVHRHFTEDIQTRQYRSLEVLLGAGYGTSADIWSTACMAFELATGDYLFEPHSGEDYSRDEDHLAHIIELLGDIPRKIAMSGKHSRQFFNRKCELKHITTLKPWNLYDVLTEKYEWSSKEAREFTDFLVPMLEYDPSRRATAADCLKHPWLNN from the coding sequence ATGAACTCAAAACTAGACGTAAATAGGCGAGTTTTGGCTATTAAAGCTAAGAAAAGGCGTCATAAACCTGGCAAACGAAAAGGGAAAAACGAAGAACATGGCATGGCAGTTAGGCCTAATTCCAACAAAGGGGAACCGTGTAATTCATCGTCGAATGAAACTATTGAGGACGATAACGACTTCTTCAGTTCAGAGGAAGAAGAACAAGAGGATCCAACTGATTACAGGAAAGGGGGTTATCATCCCGTAAAAATAGGGGACTTCTTTCAGGGGAGGTATCACGTCACTAGAAAGTTAGGTTGGGGCCACTTCTCGACGGTGTGGCTATGTTGGGATCATGTCGACAAGAGATATGTGGCTTTGAAGGTTGTGAAGAGCGCATCGCATTTCACGGAAACAGCTTTGGATGAGATTAAGTTGTTGAAGGCAGTTCGTGACAGTGATCCCAACGACCCCAAAAGGAACAAAACTGTACAGTTGTTGAATGATTTCAAGATTTGTGGTGTCAATGGTGTTCACGTGTGTATGGTGTTTGAAGTGTTGGGTGATACAATGCTGAAACTTATAATGAGAAGCAACTACCATGGTATTCCACATGAAAATGTCAAGTCAATAATCAGACAGGTTCTAGAAGGTTTGGACTATTTGCATGCCAAGTGCAATATTATTCACACTGATATCAAACCAGAAAATGTGTTGATGTGCGTAGATGAAACTTGCATTAAGAAGCTGGCATTGGAGGCTACAGAACTCCATACTATGGGTGTTAAATTGCCAGTTTCACATGTCAGCACTGCCCCTAAGGAATTCCAGGAGCCCATCATCAATGCCAAGATGTCAAGAAGCAAGAAAAAGAAACTGAAGAAGAAAGCAAAACGTCAGTCAGAGTTGTTGAAGCTACAAATGGAGCAAATAGAAGAATTGGAAGAACAGAAGAGTAAGGAGAGTAAATCTGGCGGTGATGTAAAAATGGACACGGAAATAGAGGCTGTTGAATTACAGCTGGAAGAAAATTCGGGGGACGaagaggtggaaaaagaaattGCAAGTTGTAGTTCCAGTAGTGTGCTGTACCAAAATGGATGTGAAAATACGGATGATCACAAAGGTGCAGGGGATGAGTGCAGGACCTTGGATGTTCCTAATGAAACAGTGGAAAATCTCCAAGCAAGAGTGAACGAAAACAATCACCAGACAACAGGTGACGCCCAAGAAGTCGTGCCAGTCCCAGCCGGCGAAGTGGACGAGAAGGTCAATCATTGTGATCCAACGGATCCATTTCCCACAAACATCACAGATGTGAAACCAGACGTCCCGAGACTCGATCCGGCCGCAGAGGTGTGCGACATCGAGGTGAAGATAGCGGACCTGGGCAACGCCTGCTGGGTGCACCGCCACTTCACGGAGGACATCCAGACGAGGCAGTATCGCTCCCTGGAGGTGCTCCTGGGGGCCGGGTACGGGACGTCCGCGGACATCTGGAGCACGGCCTGCATGGCCTTCGAGCTGGCCACGGGGGACTACCTGTTTGAGCCGCACTCGGGGGAGGACTACAGTCGCGACGAGGACCACCTGGCACACATCATCGAGCTTCTGGGCGACATCCCGCGCAAGATCGCCATGTCGGGCAAGCACTCGCGCCAGTTCTTCAACAGGAAGTGCGAGCTCAAGCACATAACCACGCTGAAGCCGTGGAATCTGTACGACGTCCTCACCGAGAAGTACGAGTGGAGCAGCAAGGAGGCCAGGGAGTTCACCGACTTCCTCGTCCCCATGCTGGAGTACGACCCCAGTCGGCGTGCGACGGCTGCGGATTGTTTGAAGCACCCGTGGCTAAATAATTAG